A segment of the Agrobacterium tumefaciens genome:
CACCAGGCAGTTGTGCTGCGCCAGGTCTTCCGGCTGAGCAGGCTGTCCATGCACTTTCAGGTAGGCCGGCGACGCAGCTAGGATGCGCCGGTTGTCGGCCACACGTCGCGCCACCAGCCGCGAATCGGCCAGCTCGCCCATGCGGATCGCCAGATCCAGGTCGCCGCTATACAGATCCTGCACCTGATCGGACAGGCGCAGGTCAAAGCCGACCTCGGGATGCAGACGGCAGAAGTCGTGGATCGCCGGTGCCACGAACTTGCGACCGAACGGCGTGGGCGCGGTCAGGCGGATGGTTCCGCGCAACGCCTGATTCGCGCCGGTCGCCAGTTCCTGCACTTCTTCCAGCACGCCCAGCGCCACGCGCGCCCGCTCGGCAATGGCGCGGCCTTCATCCGTGATGCGCAGGTTGCGGGTGTTGCGCTCGAACAGCGTGGTGCCCAGTGCCTGCTCCAGCCGGGCGATCTGTTTGCTGACCGTCTTCGGTGCCAGATGCAGGTCGCGCGCGGCGGCGGAAAAGCTGTGCCGCTCCACCACATGCACGAACACCGCCAGGTCATCCAGATTGCGCAATGTCATTTGGGTCATTCCGTAGAAAGTGTTTGTCTATTTTGGTCATTTAAAGGATATACTGATTTGCCCACACTGACACTCTTTGTCCCCCATGCTGCCGTCGCCATGCTCCCTTTGGAGGTGCGCCCCGCAGCGCATCCCGACAGGAGTTTCAGATGAACCAGCGCATTCTTTTTGTCCTCACCAGCCACGACCGCAAGGGGCTGGCTGATGCCGCCGACGCGGCACCCAGCGGCTTTTATCTCTCCGAGGTCACGCACCCGCACCGGGTACTGGCCGATGCTGGCTACGCCGTCGATTTCGTCAGCCCCAAAGGTGGCAAAACGCACGTGGATGGCCTCGATCTGGACGATCCGGTCAATGCCGCGTTCTGGAGCGATGCGGCGCTGCGCCGCGCCACCGAAACCACGCTTTCGCCGGCGCAGGTCGATGCCGACGCCTATGCCGCGATCTTCTATGCCGGCGGCCACGCGACG
Coding sequences within it:
- a CDS encoding LysR family transcriptional regulator → MTQMTLRNLDDLAVFVHVVERHSFSAAARDLHLAPKTVSKQIARLEQALGTTLFERNTRNLRITDEGRAIAERARVALGVLEEVQELATGANQALRGTIRLTAPTPFGRKFVAPAIHDFCRLHPEVGFDLRLSDQVQDLYSGDLDLAIRMGELADSRLVARRVADNRRILAASPAYLKVHGQPAQPEDLAQHNCLVFAYPGLLQSTWPLRKGRREKPVTVSGTLCSDSGDVLHEWCLAGLGISMRETWDIHEELRSGQLVRVLPDWEGAASKISLVRARREPVPHRLTVFSEFLLDRWQRAPWDDSL